The following proteins come from a genomic window of Gimesia chilikensis:
- a CDS encoding PSD1 and planctomycete cytochrome C domain-containing protein: protein MCSLISRNLKFALSLVCCLPIIAAPTAAAEPDFEKDVLPLLQKHCIRCHNESTKDGGLSLETKQSALKGGENVRVIVPGVAAESMLLDYVTGPEPEMPKKGTPLNEQEIATLRNWIKAGAVWPPELRIHEAQLTAKDWWSFQPLEKPALPELTAKERALVRTPVDAFLLARLRKEGLTFSPLADRRTLIRRVYYDLTGLPPTPAEIDAFVNDPDPRAYEKLVDRLLASPRYGERWARHWLDVVHYADTHGYDKDKLRENAWPYRDYVIRALNEDKPYAQFIQQQIAGDVINPHSPDGVPATGFIVAGPFDWVGQIEISENLIEKKITRNLDRDDMVATVMNTTVSLTVQCARCHNHKFDPISQADYYGLQAVFAGIDRAERAFDPDPETARRRNILQAEQARVQKLHQDLDTAIRKRGGAELKRIEAELKQAQEAKAGQGVAFGYHSKIEKSDKTAKWVQLNFKQPVTAEKITLMPAFDNYNNIGAGFGFPRRFKLEISDTPDFKASNIIADQTREDYTNPGTTPLHFDLKGQKIQYLRLTATQLAPRSNDFIFALGEIQVLAQDERNLAAQAQVTSLDSIEASPRWARKNLIDGKFYQSLDSNQDLAQLKQKRDDLLASLSSEEEKESLRDWSAKIKSVQSELGKLPQQKKVFAAATDFPRRGNFRPTEGEPRPVFLLSRGSEKAPIREVEPAVPGLIDGLDGELHLPDPGDEGARRAALARWIISPRNPLTWRSIVNRVWLYHFGKGLVETPNDFGRMGAKPTHPELLDYLASRFRDEGQSLKQLHRWIVLSTAYQQSSQANEQGARIDGDNRLLWRMNRRKLEAEAIRDAVLQISGKLDLNMYGPGDRLFVLEKPQHSPHYLYQKYDPKTAETHRRSIYRFIVRSVPDPFMESLDCADPSQITPKRIQTLTALQALALLNDQFMVSMSGFFAEQVKDDKHELKTQVSRAFETALGRAPTPDEVKLLVEVGEQHGLANVCRLILNSNEFIFID, encoded by the coding sequence ATGTGCTCTCTCATTTCACGGAATCTGAAATTCGCACTCTCCCTGGTCTGCTGCCTGCCGATCATCGCGGCCCCGACAGCCGCCGCCGAACCCGATTTTGAGAAAGACGTACTCCCCCTCTTACAAAAGCACTGCATCCGCTGTCATAACGAAAGCACGAAAGATGGCGGTCTGTCACTGGAAACCAAACAGAGTGCGCTCAAGGGGGGCGAGAATGTGCGGGTGATCGTTCCCGGCGTCGCCGCGGAAAGCATGCTGCTCGATTACGTCACCGGCCCCGAGCCGGAGATGCCCAAAAAGGGAACGCCGCTCAACGAGCAGGAAATCGCCACGCTGCGTAACTGGATCAAAGCAGGTGCCGTCTGGCCGCCGGAATTGCGGATTCACGAAGCCCAACTCACCGCGAAAGACTGGTGGTCGTTTCAACCACTGGAAAAACCCGCGTTACCAGAGTTAACTGCTAAAGAACGCGCGCTGGTACGGACTCCCGTCGATGCTTTCCTGCTGGCCCGCCTGCGGAAAGAGGGACTCACGTTTTCCCCACTCGCCGACCGTCGCACCCTGATCCGTCGCGTTTATTATGATCTGACCGGTCTACCTCCCACACCGGCTGAAATCGACGCCTTCGTTAACGATCCCGATCCACGGGCTTATGAAAAACTGGTTGATCGGCTGCTCGCTTCACCCCGGTACGGAGAACGCTGGGCGCGGCACTGGCTGGACGTGGTCCACTACGCCGACACGCACGGATACGATAAAGACAAGCTCCGTGAAAATGCCTGGCCGTATCGGGACTATGTCATCCGGGCTCTGAATGAAGACAAGCCCTACGCGCAATTCATTCAGCAGCAGATTGCCGGCGACGTGATTAACCCGCATTCACCAGACGGCGTGCCCGCGACCGGCTTCATTGTCGCAGGCCCTTTCGACTGGGTCGGCCAGATTGAGATCAGCGAAAACCTGATCGAAAAGAAAATCACCCGCAACCTCGACCGCGACGACATGGTGGCGACCGTCATGAACACCACGGTCAGCCTCACGGTGCAGTGTGCCCGCTGTCACAATCACAAATTCGATCCGATCTCCCAGGCAGACTATTACGGTCTGCAGGCCGTCTTCGCCGGCATCGACCGGGCCGAGCGTGCCTTTGATCCGGATCCCGAAACCGCCCGCAGACGGAACATCCTGCAGGCGGAACAGGCCCGCGTTCAGAAACTCCACCAGGACCTCGACACCGCGATCCGAAAACGGGGCGGGGCGGAACTGAAACGCATCGAAGCCGAACTCAAACAGGCACAGGAAGCCAAAGCAGGGCAGGGCGTCGCCTTTGGTTATCACAGTAAAATTGAAAAGTCCGACAAGACAGCCAAGTGGGTGCAGCTCAACTTCAAGCAGCCGGTCACCGCGGAGAAGATCACGCTGATGCCCGCCTTTGATAACTACAACAACATCGGTGCCGGCTTCGGATTCCCGCGACGGTTCAAACTTGAAATCTCAGACACCCCGGATTTCAAAGCATCCAACATCATCGCCGACCAGACCCGGGAAGACTACACGAATCCCGGCACAACACCTTTGCACTTCGATCTGAAGGGCCAGAAAATTCAGTATCTCAGACTGACGGCCACGCAACTTGCCCCCCGCTCTAATGATTTCATTTTCGCACTGGGAGAAATTCAGGTCCTCGCACAGGATGAACGGAATCTCGCTGCTCAGGCGCAGGTCACCTCGCTGGATTCCATCGAAGCATCTCCCCGCTGGGCTCGCAAGAATCTGATCGACGGTAAGTTTTATCAAAGCCTCGATTCCAATCAGGATCTCGCACAGCTCAAACAGAAACGGGATGACCTGCTGGCCAGTCTGTCGTCCGAGGAAGAGAAAGAATCACTCCGCGACTGGTCTGCTAAAATCAAAAGCGTGCAGTCTGAGCTCGGTAAACTCCCCCAGCAGAAAAAGGTTTTCGCGGCAGCAACCGATTTTCCCCGTCGCGGAAATTTCCGACCGACGGAAGGCGAGCCGCGCCCGGTCTTCCTGCTGAGTCGAGGCAGCGAAAAGGCGCCGATTCGTGAAGTGGAACCCGCCGTCCCCGGTTTGATTGACGGCCTCGATGGTGAGCTGCATCTGCCCGATCCGGGAGACGAAGGTGCCCGCCGGGCAGCGCTGGCTCGCTGGATTATCAGCCCCCGCAATCCGCTGACCTGGCGTTCGATTGTGAACCGCGTCTGGCTGTATCACTTCGGCAAAGGTCTCGTCGAAACCCCCAACGACTTCGGTCGCATGGGCGCGAAACCTACGCATCCGGAACTGCTCGATTACCTCGCCAGTCGCTTCCGCGATGAGGGACAGTCACTGAAACAGCTGCACCGCTGGATCGTCCTCAGCACCGCTTATCAACAGTCTTCACAAGCCAACGAGCAGGGCGCCCGGATCGACGGCGACAATCGTCTGCTCTGGCGGATGAACCGGCGCAAACTGGAAGCCGAGGCCATTCGCGACGCCGTCCTGCAGATCAGCGGCAAACTCGATCTCAATATGTATGGCCCCGGGGATCGCCTGTTCGTCCTCGAAAAACCACAGCACTCGCCGCATTACCTCTACCAGAAATACGATCCCAAAACAGCGGAGACACACCGTCGTTCGATTTACCGCTTCATCGTCCGTTCGGTCCCCGATCCTTTTATGGAATCACTCGACTGTGCCGACCCTTCGCAGATCACTCCCAAACGCATCCAGACACTGACCGCCCTGCAGGCACTCGCCCTGCTCAACGATCAGTTCATGGTCAGCATGTCCGGGTTCTTCGCAGAACAGGTCAAAGACGATAAACACGAACTGAAAACGCAGGTGTCCCGCGCATTCGAAACTGCACTGGGCAGGGCCCCCACGCCGGACGAGGTGAAGCTGCTCGTCGAAGTCGGGGAGCAGCACGGGCTGGCCAATGTCTGTCGCCTGATCCTCAACAGCAACGAATTTATCTTTATCGATTAA
- a CDS encoding sigma-70 family RNA polymerase sigma factor encodes MNTPADHPESSESFFRQFSQSDRKIYGYILALVLDVAAAEDIFQETCVILWKEYPRYDPERSFLNWAYGIAFNQIRKYRRTFQNQRLIFSDALVTVLAEDVSQMAEEQSERQLALTRCLENLSSPERDLLDSYYGDRQTAATLAERGNCSVHAIYKTIKKLRRALHECVSRRLSSEASS; translated from the coding sequence ATGAACACTCCCGCAGACCATCCCGAATCGAGCGAATCTTTTTTCCGCCAGTTTTCCCAGTCGGACCGTAAGATCTACGGATACATCCTGGCGCTGGTGCTCGATGTAGCAGCTGCGGAAGATATTTTTCAGGAGACGTGCGTGATCCTCTGGAAGGAATATCCCCGCTATGATCCGGAACGGAGTTTTCTGAACTGGGCATACGGCATTGCCTTTAACCAGATCCGCAAGTACCGGCGGACGTTCCAGAACCAGCGACTGATTTTCAGCGATGCGCTGGTGACCGTGCTGGCAGAGGATGTGTCCCAGATGGCAGAAGAACAGAGCGAACGTCAGCTGGCACTCACCCGTTGCCTGGAGAATCTGTCCTCCCCCGAGCGGGATCTGCTCGATTCCTATTACGGCGATCGACAGACCGCGGCCACGCTGGCTGAACGGGGGAACTGTTCGGTGCATGCGATTTACAAAACGATTAAAAAACTGAGGCGGGCGCTGCACGAATGCGTCAGCCGTCGACTTTCGAGTGAGGCTTCATCGTGA